The genomic DNA TGAATGGGCGCAGGCGCAGCTTGAGCAGGTGGATATGCTGGTGCTGGACGAAAGCCTGTATGCGCTTGGTTCTGGCATTGTTGAAAGGCAGGAACTGGAGCAGCTCATGGCGGCGGCGCGCTCCCGGAGGCGGCATCTGGTGCTCTCTGGCCGCAATGCGCCCGACTGGCTGGTGGAGGCGGCGGATCTGGTCACCTCCATGACGGAGATCAAACATCCCTGGCGCACGGGCGTAAAGGCCGCGCCGGGCATAGAATTTTAGGCTGCCCGCATCTGCAAAGGAACACCATCCAATGGCCCAGTTGACCATTTACGTTGCCGGATCGTTCAAACACAAACATGGGGTGCGCCTGTTGGGGCGCGAATTGCGGGCCATGGGCTGCCGCATGCTGGACTGGACAGACAAGGCCGTGCCGCCGCCGGGGCTTACCCCTGCCGAGCGGCGTATCTGGATGGATACCGACCGCGACGGCGGCGAAGTGTACGCCTTTTGCCACCACGCCTGCCTGACGGCGGACATGGTGATTTATTACGGCGCTTCGGGACAGGATGCCGGAGTTGAGGTGGGGCTGGCCGCCGGTGCCGGGGTGCCCCTGCTGGGCATACGCGGGCCGCTCGAGGGCCCTGGGCTCATGCTGCACGGCGCGGTAAACGGCTGGGTCGACAGCGTGGAAGATGCGCTGGAAACTGTGGCAGCCCTGCTGGCCTACGCGACTAACGGCTGGAAGGGCTTTGAGGCCGAGAGCAACCCCGTGCTGTGCCGGCTTGGCGCAAAACTGCGGGAGCGGCTGGCCTGACCTGACACCACATTGCTCATGCCTGCGCGGCCCCAAGTGTTCTCATCATATTTTTTTCAGCGCATGACAAAGCCCCCAAAACAGTTTCTGTCTT from Desulfovibrio sp. includes the following:
- a CDS encoding cob(I)yrinic acid a,c-diamide adenosyltransferase, with amino-acid sequence MILVYTGDGKGKTSACVGQTVRALGQNMTVAFGQFMKRDGQAGEQAMLARLLGDRFLAGGLGFLRNDADRPSHRQAALRVLEWAQAQLEQVDMLVLDESLYALGSGIVERQELEQLMAAARSRRRHLVLSGRNAPDWLVEAADLVTSMTEIKHPWRTGVKAAPGIEF
- a CDS encoding translation initiation factor 2 is translated as MAQLTIYVAGSFKHKHGVRLLGRELRAMGCRMLDWTDKAVPPPGLTPAERRIWMDTDRDGGEVYAFCHHACLTADMVIYYGASGQDAGVEVGLAAGAGVPLLGIRGPLEGPGLMLHGAVNGWVDSVEDALETVAALLAYATNGWKGFEAESNPVLCRLGAKLRERLA